The nucleotide sequence TTGtatactaatttctaaaacatatacacatgtatacgttaaatatatactactttaaaaaaaatatacacatgtatacgtatcattcaatatagacgtacacatataaaataaatgcacttctttaaataaaaaatatgctatttaatataataaattaatattactttatagtaaattagtttgtttgttaattttttatttaaaaaaaaaaattaactggACCGGTTTCGGGTCAGTTAACCGGCAGGCCTGGATCGGTCTTGGTTCGAGCCAGGTTAACCGGACccaataccaaaaataaatcgGCTCAGGACCCAGTACCTTACAGCCCATGGGCTGACCGGGCCGAGTTGACTAGGTAGGCCGGATCAGCCTGGCTCGTTTGATACCCTTAATTGAATATAAATAACTTCCCCCTTTTCTGACTTTCCTTTTACATCCGTAAAATCAAATCAGAAAAACCCTAAAATACCCGACATCAACCCCACTACAAAATCGATTCTCCATTGGTCCTCCATCCAACACAAGTTTTGTTGATTAGTAATCATTGATCCtacttattttttcttgcttCAGAATCAAATAAGTGAggtattcttttaattttttatattttttaatactaaATTGGAGTATGAATTTAGAATTGATATGGAGTATGATCTGTTTTATAATAGTTTGTGGAATCGGCATTAATAAACTAATAACATGTGGAATCGGCATTAATGAACTAATAGCATGTGGAATCGGCACCCTTGTTTGGGCAAGCTTTTCTAAAGCCAAAAgtgatgttttaaaaaataattcaaagttgAGGTGTTTGCCGTATTTAATAGATGCAAAGAGAAGCTCAAAGAATGTTGTATTCAAGATTTACGTGTTAGTATTTTAGCTTGTAACTTTTGATGTAGTAAAATTTTATTCAACTTGAGATAAATGTATAAATCAACTACTAATAATTTATATTACAAaggaaaaataattcttttaaccTGTAGAACGAGATATTATTTGAGTAAATGATTGAATGTGCATATGTACGGACTGAAAAAAAGATGGAACTAAAAAATTACATGCTGATAAAGTTAAATTCAGATATATATACATGTTACTAGACTTAAATTATATGATCACTAAAGCATAGAATTTAGttcaggtatatatatatattttactagaCTCAACTCACGTTTTAAGTGAGTAATGTATAAAATCAAAAAGTATAGTATAAACCAAAAAACAtaaactcacttaaaaagtgagttatataattttcatTGTATAACTGACCTTTTTAGTGAGTTATGTAGAAATAACTTACCTTTTATATGAGTAATACACTTTTTCAGGAATATGATGCCATTAGCCAACTAccgttaaaaaaaattgatataatcACTTAAGcgtattttcgtcactttttatatatatggtatattttaaTACACTTTTTTAGTTTCACAGCCTATTTTGGTTTCGAACTCCAAACTTCAAATGTCCAAAAAAAACCACCCACTTAAAAAAATATCCTAaactttttcttttaacaaaatatgcTGTACTATTTGCAGAAAAAAGTGAACTTTTACATATAAAATGAAAGAATCTTTTTTAGATTGGGAATTTGACATGCTTAATATTTGAAGGTCTCAGTCAAAAGAAGTACATCAaaattaaattgataaaattttatCTAAGATCAATAATGATTCAAGGAGGATTTAATTGATTGGCTAAATTATCAATTGTAAAAGAATTATCAgaagaaatcaattataaaagATTACTAACAACTTTGCTTCTCAAAAGCTAAAGAATCAATTTATTACTGTTTGAAAATATAAATCTAAGGTCTCTCATAAAATTTTCACTTTAGGTCATTAGGTCATTAATGTGCCGAAGCAAGCTTGGCAAGTTGCCAAGATTTTTTGGATTCAACTTGTTGAAAGGAATTTGCCACACCTTCAAAATCTTTTGGAAACTAGAATTTTTAGTGTCAACTAGGCCATGACCACTGAGGCATCTATCTGACATGCACAGCACTTCTTAAGGTCATCTGCATTATTTCAACAAGAGAATTAGTAAAACAGATGCATATACTATTTAAGTTTAACACACAAGTTGTTGATTCTTAACTGTCaacaaaatagatataaaataatagatcCTTATGATCTAAGCCCTTTTCGGGTCCCAccatagcgggagctttaataCATAGAGTTGTCTTTTTACTCCTTTTAACAAATTGTACTCGGAATCTTCCCATTTTCTCAAGAATTAGAAATTAGCACAAGTATCTATGGTTAAAAAACACATCTAAACTATCacatttcatgattttcataccTTAACTATCCATTATTTCATTTACCTACCTAAACTATCACTTCCTTGTATTAAAACACACCTCGATGCCGCGTTAGCCTAAACACACTTGTTGTCGAGTGGACACAGTATTTGGCCAACTTGGCATCAAGGTGTGTTTTAATGCAAAGAGAGTAATAGTTTAGGCAGAAAGAAACAATGGATGATTGAGGTATGAAAAAACAATAGTTTAGATGTGTTTTTTACCATTAACTTATATTCTATTACATCTCTCTATAATTGGGAATATTTTAGCTTCACACTTCTCATTTTACTCATACTAACATGATTTTGTAGCCACATAGAATGCTTATGGATGTTCTAGGGTACAGGTTTCGAAAATCTTACTTTCTCTTTTAAACTACGTGACTTGTCAAACTCCATCACAAAGGGTGAGGGGTGAATGTCTTCATACCTTTATATATTAAAGGTGAGGAATTCAAAAGAAGTGTCTAACATGTCAAGAAATTCAAAACCTGCTATAACAATTTCAAGTGGGTTtccataatatatattattatccTTCTTCAAGCTAAGCAGCCTATATATAATGAGGGCAAATAGTTATATCACTTCAAAATAAAGCCTAACTAAACCTAAAGTAGCAATATGGCTTTTCTTGCCTTATTGCTTCTTATTCTAGCTACATTAGCTATGTCAATAGAGAGCACGAACATGAGCAACAACGTGGCCAAGCCTGGCTGCCAAACTAAATGTGGGAAGTTGACAGTTCCTTACCCATTTGGAATTGGTATAGATGCTGGTTGCTCTATAGATTCTTCATTTGATATCAGGTGTGACACCTCATCCGATCCTCCGATTGCCTATCTCAACACTGGATACTCGAGTATCATCACAGCCTCGACTGTCAACATATCAGCTACTCAGAGCCCATCATAGACACATCATATAGAGCCTTGGAGGTCATTGACATATCAACTAGCCAGATAAGGATTAGAAACATGTtagcaagcctatggtataaacAAAATGGGGAACTAGTTGACCAAAAAGCTACGCTTATCAATACAGAAGTGTCGTCTTTCACGTTATCTGAGAAAGATAACAGATTACTTCTCATAGGCTGTAGCGACGTAGCTATGGGTTCTGGTTATTTATTCTAGGAAGGGACTAATTTCAGCACTGGGTGTATGACTAGGTGTTCAAGCGGTAAGGAAGTCAGTAATAGCGGGAATTGTTCCGGGATTGTTTGCTGTCAAGCAGCCATTTTGGTGATCGGAAACCATACTGCTGTCTGGTCCTTCAACCCTTGTAGCTATGCCTTCCTCGGCGAAcacgaaaagtttaaatttaGGGGTGCATCAGACTTCATGGACCCGAGCTTCGAGAGAAGAATAGTGAATGATGTTCCTATTGTTCTTGATTGGGCAATTGGGACTCAAAATTGCAGTGAGGTTAGAAACTCAAGGCTAATTCATGCGTTCTCTTTGACAGGGAACACTAAACTCACTTTCTACAGTGTCAATTCAGAATCATTGGGCCAAAATGAGTTAAACAAcccccacccaccccaccccaccctttTTTGCCTGAACAAGGGGTACATTTACTAATTAGAGAGCATTCTTCTAACAGATATTGATGAGTGCACAAACAATCCTTGTGATGGAATTTGCACAAACACTCCAGGAGGGGTTCAGTGTTCCTGTCCGAAGGGATACTTTGGCGACGGCCAGAACTATGTAATCACAACTACCAAGCTAATGAAATTTCAATTTAGCagataataaaattttatcaaacaataGAGATGAAAATAAACATCAGATAATATAGATCCAAGCACAAAACCATAAGATAATATGGTTAAAAGTAAATATAGATCCAAGCATAAAACCATTACCTACGAGTGCCAAATTTCGATAGTTCTAGTATTAATCCTAATTATTATAAGTGTGTTGTTTTAGGTTTGAATCTTTAATCGTTAAGTATGTATGTTCTTTTAATATTACAACCACTTAATGAGTTTGAATATGTTTAAATGATTAAGATCTATAACAAATTCTAAACATCAGAAGATGTTAATTCAGAAATTTCTACAAAGTCAACAGTATATCACTACTTCATTCACTTTACTGCTAACCACCGGTGCCAACCATTATCAACTACCACCACCCATAACCACCAGCGCTACCAAATCACCATTTTTAGTCGTCACAACTCTAGCAACCATTTACAATCATTACCACCAACTACCATTacaacaaccaccaccatcaCTACCTCCAATCACCATCAACCACCACTATATATCGCCAACCACCATCATCATTCACTACTTACTATCATCCACCATAATTATCAGCTGCCAACACCACCAACTAGCACCATTAGCAACCACCTATAACCACAATTGTTGGTCGACATTTCCACTAGCTACTGTTGGGAAAAAGGGGCAATTTTCCCACTACAATAGAACAACCTAGTGAAATGAACTGGTTCAAAACAATTGAACCAGACAGAACACTAAAAAAAATATCCGacaaataatattgaatactaaaaataaagacACACAAAAAAATTTGATAATGGAGTTCAGCCAAAAAGGTATAATCTCCGAGCATCGCTCAAGGCAACCTTTTCTATTAATTGTGGGAGAAGAGAACAATTTGGGATATTTGAAATAAGAGGAGGAAGAGTTCTTTTATAACTCTAAAACCTCCACCAAATAGTAAAACTACGATGTGggagaaaaagacccaaaaaacaACAAATCTTCACCATGGCTCAATTTCAATCCCACCAAAATACAAGTCTTCttaaacaaacaaataataaaagCAATCTTTTGCGGTGCTTCCAATTTTGCGCTGTGAGGCACCAACTTCAAATGTGTAGGATATTAACCAAGTTTAAACAGTGTTCGAACTTGGCTCTTGTAACCACCTTGGTCAGCATATCTGCAGGATTCTCCATAGTATGAATCTTCTGGAGAAGTATCTCTTTCTCTTCGAGAATTTCCCACACAAAATGATTGCGAACATCAATATGCTTCGCCTGTGCATGAAAGACTTGATTCTTTGCTAAACGAATAGCACTCTGACTGTCCGAATACAGCTAAAGTTATTTCTGACCAACTCCCAAGTCTTTAAGAAACCCATGAAGCCAAATTGCTTCCTCTGTGAATCACTATATACTCTGCCTCTGTTGTAGACAAAGCCACTATAGACTGCAAGGTAGACTTCCAACTAACTGGCACCTTTGCTAAAGTGAACAAATAGCCAGTTGTAGATCGTCGCTTATCCAAATCACCTACATAATCAGAATCACAATATCCAACTATGCATTGACCAAGTGATTTATCCCGTTTGAATGTCAATCCAACATCTATGGTATTTTGGAGATACCGTAGAATCCATTTCACCGCTTGCCAATGACCTTTGCCCAGATCATGCATGTACCTGCTAATAATACTGACAGCTTGTGAAATATCTGGTCTCGTacacaccattgcatacatcaagcTTCCAACTGCATTTGCATACGGGACTTTTACCATGTATTCTCGCACTTCATCAGTTGTCGAAGATAATCTGCTACTCAGTTTCAAGTGAGGAGTAAGTGGGGTATTTACAGGTTTTATATCATCGTGCATACTAAAATGTTATAGTATCTTTTCAAATACTGCTTCTGTGACAACCAAAGTTTGCCTCTCTCTATATCCCTGCTTATCTCCATACCGAGAATCTTCTTGGCTTTTCCCAAATCTTTCATCTCGAACTCTTTACTCATTTGAGCCGATTTGTCAATCTCAACTTAGCTCTTTGCTGCAATcaacatgtcatcaacatataaggGTAAGTAAATGTAGGAACCAATTTGAAGTTTGCGCAAATACACATAATAATTGTATTTGCTTCTCTTGTACTCTGACACTTTATGAACCTGTCAAATCAATTGTGCCATTATCTCGAAGATTATTTCAGTCTGTACAATGATTTGCTAAGTTTACAAACCCAATCTTCTTTACCAGCAACCTTATATCCTTCTGGCTGAGTCATATAGATTTTCTCCTTCAAATCACCGTGTAAGAACGTGGTCTTCACATCAAGTTGAGCTAGCTCTAAATTCAACTGCGCTACCAAGGCCAACAAAATT is from Capsicum annuum cultivar UCD-10X-F1 chromosome 5, UCD10Xv1.1, whole genome shotgun sequence and encodes:
- the LOC124898616 gene encoding secreted RxLR effector protein 161-like, encoding MHDDIKPVNTPLTPHLKLSSRLSSTTDEVREYMVKVPYANAVGSLMYAMVCTRPDISQAVSIISRYMHDLGKGHWQAVKWILRYLQNTIDVGLTFKRDKSLGQCIVGYCDSDYVGDLDKRRSTTGYLFTLAKVPVSWKSTLQSIVALSTTEAEYIVIHRGSNLASWAKHIDVRNHFVWEILEEKEILLQKIHTMENPADMLTKVVTRAKFEHCLNLVNILHI